The proteins below are encoded in one region of Prevotella melaninogenica ATCC 25845:
- the rpoB gene encoding DNA-directed RNA polymerase subunit beta, with translation MALENKPRVNFASVKNPYPYPDFLDVQLKSFRDFLQLDTPPEERKNDGLYKVFAENFPITDTRNNFVLEFLDYYVDPPRYSIDECLERGLTYSVPLKAKMKLYCTDPDHEDFGTFIQDVFLGTIPYMTSNGTFVINGAERVVVSQLHRSPGVFFGQGVHANGTVLYSARIIPFKGSWIEFATDINNVMYAYIDRKKKLPVTTMLRAIGYESDRDILQIFDLCEEVKVNKKNMKAAIGRKIAGNVMKSWTEDFVDEDTGEVVSIERNEVVVERETIITEDNVDQILDSSVSSILLHKDEDAASKYSIIFNTLAKDPSHSEIEAVNYIYRQLRNADAADDASAREVFQNLFFSDKRYDLGEVGRYRINKKLNLETDMDVRVLTKDDIIEIIKYLISLINSNATVDDIDHLSNRRVRTVGEQLANQFSVGLARMNRTIRERMNVRDSEVFQPTDLINAKTISSVINSFFGTNPLSQFMDQTNPLAEVTHKRRLSALGPGGLSRERAGFEVRDVHYTHYGRLCPIESPEGPNIGLISSLCMYAKINDLGFIVTPYRRVKDAKVDMDNKDVVFLTAEEEEEQIIGQGNAPLNADGTFIRDVVKCRQDADYPVVTPDSVALIDVSPQQIASVSAGLIPFLEHDDGHRALMGCNMMRQAVPLLHNDAPIVGTGLEKQVCEDSRTMVTAEGDGVIEYVDATTIRILYDRTDDEEFVSFEPALKEYRIPKFRRTNQNMVVDLRPICDKGQRVKKGDILTEGYATENGELALGRNLVVAYMPWKGYNYEDAIVISERMVREDVLTSVHVDEYSLEVRETKRGVEEFTADIPNVSEEATKDLDDNGIIRIGARVEPGDIMIGKISPKGESDPSPEEKLLRAIFGDKAGDVKDSSLKANPSLSGVVIDKKLFSRAIKTRESKRQDKNILAKIDEEQEAKINDLKDLLVDKLLELTEDKVSEGVKDYSDAEIITKGSKFTVAALKNLDYEGIQSNGWTDDEHTNLLIQKLIMNFIRKYKQMDAEMKRKKFAITIGDELPSGVLQMAKVYIAKKRKIQVGDKLAGRHGNKGIVSKVVRTEDMPFLEDGSPVDLVLNPMGVPSRMNLGQIFEAILGAAGRKLGVKFATPIFDGAKLSDLKEWTDKAGLPNLCSTYIYDGETGEKFDQPATVGITYFLKLGHMVEDKMHARSIGPYSLITQQPLGGKAQFGGQRFGEMEVWAIEAFGASHVLQEILTIKSDDVVGRSKAYEAIVKGEPMPTPGIPESLNVLLHELRGLGLSVKLD, from the coding sequence ATGGCATTAGAAAATAAACCCAGAGTAAATTTCGCCAGCGTTAAGAATCCGTATCCATATCCGGATTTCCTCGATGTGCAGTTGAAGTCTTTCCGTGACTTCCTACAGCTGGATACTCCGCCTGAGGAACGCAAGAATGACGGTTTGTATAAGGTGTTCGCAGAGAACTTCCCTATCACCGATACGCGTAATAATTTCGTCCTTGAGTTCCTGGATTACTATGTTGACCCACCAAGATATTCTATTGATGAATGTTTGGAGCGTGGCTTGACATACAGTGTACCTTTGAAGGCTAAGATGAAGCTGTATTGTACTGACCCAGATCATGAGGATTTCGGTACATTTATTCAAGATGTATTTTTGGGTACAATTCCATACATGACCAGCAATGGTACTTTTGTTATCAATGGTGCTGAGCGTGTTGTTGTTTCTCAGTTACATCGTTCTCCGGGTGTATTCTTTGGTCAGGGTGTCCATGCTAATGGTACTGTTCTTTATAGTGCACGTATCATTCCATTTAAGGGTTCATGGATAGAGTTTGCTACTGACATAAACAATGTCATGTATGCTTATATTGACCGTAAGAAGAAGTTGCCTGTAACCACGATGCTTCGTGCTATTGGTTATGAGTCTGACCGTGATATTCTTCAGATTTTTGATCTTTGCGAAGAGGTAAAGGTGAATAAGAAGAATATGAAGGCAGCTATCGGTCGCAAGATTGCTGGTAATGTCATGAAGTCTTGGACTGAAGACTTCGTTGATGAGGATACAGGTGAGGTTGTATCTATAGAACGTAATGAGGTTGTTGTAGAGCGTGAGACTATCATCACAGAAGACAATGTTGATCAGATTCTTGATAGCTCAGTTTCTTCAATCTTGTTACATAAGGATGAGGATGCTGCAAGTAAGTATTCTATCATCTTCAACACACTTGCCAAAGATCCAAGCCACTCAGAGATTGAGGCAGTAAATTATATTTATCGTCAGCTGCGTAATGCAGATGCTGCTGATGATGCAAGTGCACGTGAGGTATTCCAAAACCTTTTCTTCTCAGACAAGCGTTATGACTTGGGTGAGGTTGGTCGTTACCGAATCAATAAGAAGTTGAATTTGGAAACGGATATGGATGTACGTGTACTGACAAAGGATGATATCATTGAGATTATTAAGTATCTTATCAGCCTTATCAATTCAAATGCTACGGTTGATGATATTGACCACTTGTCAAATCGTCGTGTTCGTACTGTTGGAGAGCAGTTAGCTAACCAGTTCTCTGTCGGCCTTGCACGTATGAATCGTACTATCCGTGAGCGTATGAACGTTCGTGATAGTGAAGTGTTCCAGCCAACGGATTTGATTAATGCAAAGACTATATCAAGCGTCATTAACTCATTCTTTGGAACGAACCCATTGAGCCAGTTTATGGACCAAACCAACCCATTGGCAGAGGTAACTCATAAGCGTCGTCTTTCTGCTCTTGGTCCTGGTGGTCTGTCTCGTGAGCGTGCAGGTTTTGAGGTACGTGACGTTCACTATACCCATTATGGTCGTCTTTGTCCTATTGAGTCTCCTGAAGGTCCTAACATCGGATTGATTTCATCACTCTGTATGTATGCTAAGATTAATGATCTTGGCTTTATCGTTACACCATATCGTCGTGTGAAGGATGCTAAGGTGGACATGGATAATAAGGATGTAGTCTTCTTGACAGCAGAGGAGGAAGAAGAGCAGATTATCGGACAGGGTAATGCACCATTGAATGCAGATGGTACATTTATCCGTGATGTTGTTAAGTGTCGTCAGGATGCTGATTATCCAGTAGTTACTCCAGACTCCGTTGCTCTTATCGACGTATCTCCACAACAGATTGCATCTGTGTCAGCAGGTTTGATTCCATTCTTGGAGCATGATGATGGTCACCGTGCATTGATGGGATGTAACATGATGCGCCAGGCTGTCCCTTTACTTCACAATGATGCACCTATTGTTGGTACAGGTCTTGAGAAGCAGGTATGTGAGGACTCACGTACTATGGTTACTGCAGAGGGTGATGGTGTTATCGAGTATGTTGATGCTACAACAATCCGTATTCTCTATGATCGTACAGATGATGAGGAGTTTGTAAGTTTCGAGCCTGCTCTTAAAGAGTATCGCATTCCTAAGTTCCGTCGTACTAACCAGAACATGGTTGTAGACCTTCGACCAATTTGTGATAAGGGTCAGCGCGTGAAAAAGGGTGATATTCTTACAGAGGGTTATGCAACAGAGAACGGTGAGTTGGCATTAGGTCGTAACCTTGTTGTGGCATATATGCCTTGGAAGGGTTACAACTATGAGGATGCTATCGTTATTTCTGAGCGCATGGTTCGCGAGGATGTATTGACCTCTGTTCATGTTGATGAGTATTCCCTCGAAGTTCGCGAAACTAAGCGTGGTGTTGAGGAGTTTACTGCTGATATTCCTAACGTAAGTGAGGAAGCTACTAAGGATCTTGACGATAATGGTATTATCCGTATTGGTGCTCGTGTTGAGCCAGGTGATATCATGATTGGTAAGATTTCTCCTAAGGGTGAAAGCGATCCTTCTCCAGAAGAGAAACTTCTCCGTGCTATCTTCGGTGACAAGGCTGGTGATGTTAAGGATTCTTCTTTGAAGGCTAATCCATCATTGAGCGGTGTTGTTATTGATAAGAAACTCTTTAGCCGTGCTATTAAGACACGTGAGAGCAAGCGTCAAGATAAGAATATTCTTGCTAAGATTGATGAGGAGCAAGAGGCAAAGATTAATGATTTGAAGGACCTCTTGGTTGATAAGTTGCTCGAACTGACTGAGGATAAGGTTTCAGAGGGTGTAAAGGACTACTCTGATGCTGAGATTATTACTAAGGGAAGCAAGTTCACTGTTGCGGCATTGAAGAACCTCGATTATGAGGGAATCCAATCAAATGGATGGACTGATGACGAGCATACCAACCTTCTTATTCAGAAGTTGATCATGAACTTCATCCGCAAGTACAAGCAGATGGATGCTGAGATGAAGCGTAAGAAGTTTGCTATCACTATTGGTGATGAACTTCCATCAGGCGTATTGCAGATGGCTAAGGTTTACATTGCTAAGAAGCGTAAGATTCAGGTGGGTGATAAGCTTGCAGGTCGTCACGGTAACAAGGGTATCGTATCAAAGGTTGTACGTACAGAAGATATGCCATTCCTTGAGGATGGTAGTCCTGTAGACTTGGTATTGAACCCAATGGGTGTGCCTTCACGTATGAACCTTGGTCAGATTTTCGAGGCTATCCTTGGTGCTGCAGGTCGTAAGTTGGGTGTTAAGTTTGCTACTCCTATCTTCGATGGTGCTAAGCTCTCTGATTTGAAGGAGTGGACAGATAAGGCAGGTCTGCCAAATCTCTGTTCAACCTATATCTATGATGGTGAAACCGGTGAGAAGTTCGACCAGCCAGCTACAGTGGGTATCACTTACTTCTTGAAGTTGGGTCACATGGTTGAGGATAAGATGCACGCTCGTAGTATCGGTCCATACTCATTGATTACACAGCAGCCACTTGGTGGTAAGGCACAGTTTGGTGGTCAGCGTTTCGGAGAGATGGAGGTCTGGGCTATTGAGGCCTTCGGTGCATCTCATGTTCTCCAGGAAATCTTGACAATCAAGTCTGATGATGTAGTTGGTCGTTCAAAGGCTTACGAGGCTATCGTTAAGGGTGAACCAATGCCAACTCCAGGTATTCCAGAGTCACTGAACGTGTTGTTACACGAGCTTCGTGGTCTCGGTCTCAGTGTCAAACTTGATTAA
- the rpoC gene encoding DNA-directed RNA polymerase subunit beta' has product MAFKKDNKVKSNFSKITIGLASPEEILENSFGEVTKPETINYRTYKPERDGLFCERIFGPTKDYECACGKYKRIRYKGIVCDRCGVEVTEKKVRRERAGHIELVVPVAHIWYFRSLPNKIGYLLGMPTKKLDAVIYYEKYVVIQPGVVEGMKNADTEEDLNGSHKFDLLSEDEYLDILDNKLPEGNERLDDSDPSKFIAKMGAEAIYDLLTGIDLDRLAGELRDRATTDSSQQRKTEALKRLQVVEGFRQSIGVNNPEWMIMKIIPVTPPELRPLVPLDGGRFATSDLNDLYRRVIIRNNRLKRLMEIKAPEVILRNEKRMLQEAVDSLFDNSRKSSAVKSESNRPLKSLSDSLKGKQGRFRQNLLGKRVDYSARSVIVVGPELKMGECGLPKLMAAELYKPFIIRKLIERGIVKTVKSAKKIVDRREPVIWDILENVMKGHPVMLNRAPTLHRLGIQAFQPKLIEGKAIQLHPLACTAFNADFDGDQMAVHLPLSNEAVLETQVLMLQSHNILNPANGAPITVPSQDMVLGLYYITKIRPGAKGEGLTFYGSEEAIIAYNEKKCDLHSQVKVIVDDLVDGKLQKRMVETSVGRVIVNQIIPTEIGYFNGIISKKSLRGLIADVIKAVGMARACEFLDGIKNLGYRMAYVAGLSFNLDDIIVPVEKTDIVGKGQSEVDQVKANYEMGFITDKERYNQVIDAWTHVNNNLKQAVMKHMTEADQGFNAVYMMLDSGARGSADQIAQLAGMRGLMAKPQKAGAEGAQIIENPIISNFKEGMSVLEYFIASHGARKGLADTAMKTADAGYLTRRLVDVSHDVIINEEDCGSLRGLECRALKNGDETIASLYERILGRVSVHDVINPTTGDIIVAAGEEITEAKAQAIEDSPIEMVEIRSVLTCESKKGVCKKCYGRNLASARMVQMGEAVGVIAAQAIGEPGTQLTLRTFHAGGVAGNAAANATITAKSDAKIEFEELRTVPFVDENDKECEMVVSRLAEIRFVDPNTGIVLLTDNVPYGSSLYFKSGDTVKKGDMICKWDPFNAVIVSEYAGVLRLHDVIEGVTYKAETDDATGLTERIIIDSRDKTKLPTVDIVKVGAKKGADGLYAASDILGTYNLPVGGHLEQVLLDGAEIKTGMTLVKIPRSVGGAGDITGGLPRVTELFEARNPSNPAVVSEIDGEITMGKVKRGNREIIVTSKTGEQRKYLVSLSKQILVQEHDAVRAGTPLSDGIITPADILSIMGPTAVQEYIVNEVQDVYRLQGVKINDKHFEIIVRQMMRKVRIDDPGDTTFLEQELVDKLDFAEENDRIWGKKVVTDPGDSENCYKGQILSVRKLRDENSSLKRRDLKLVQVRDAVQATATQILQGITRAALGTKSFMSAASFQETTKVLNEAALRGKSDNLEGMKENVICGHLIPAGTGLRQWQKLVVGSQEEHERMEANKKNVLDFAKQEAEATQE; this is encoded by the coding sequence ATGGCTTTTAAGAAAGATAATAAAGTAAAGAGTAATTTCAGCAAGATTACTATCGGACTGGCTTCACCTGAGGAGATTCTTGAGAACTCTTTTGGTGAGGTAACCAAGCCAGAGACTATCAACTATCGTACCTATAAACCAGAACGTGATGGTTTGTTCTGCGAGCGTATCTTCGGTCCAACAAAGGATTACGAGTGTGCCTGCGGTAAGTACAAGCGTATCCGTTATAAGGGTATTGTCTGCGATCGTTGTGGTGTTGAGGTAACTGAGAAGAAGGTACGTCGTGAGCGTGCTGGACATATTGAATTGGTTGTCCCTGTTGCTCATATCTGGTATTTCCGTAGTCTTCCTAACAAGATTGGTTACCTTCTTGGTATGCCAACAAAGAAGCTTGATGCTGTTATTTACTATGAGAAATATGTTGTCATCCAGCCGGGTGTCGTAGAGGGTATGAAGAATGCCGATACTGAAGAGGATTTGAATGGTTCTCATAAGTTCGACCTTCTTTCAGAGGATGAGTATCTCGATATCCTTGATAATAAACTCCCAGAGGGTAATGAGCGTTTGGATGATTCAGATCCAAGCAAGTTCATTGCTAAGATGGGTGCAGAGGCTATTTATGACCTCCTCACAGGCATTGATCTTGATCGTTTGGCAGGTGAATTGCGTGACCGTGCAACAACAGACTCAAGTCAGCAGCGTAAGACAGAAGCGTTGAAGCGTCTGCAGGTTGTAGAGGGCTTTCGTCAGTCAATCGGTGTGAATAATCCAGAATGGATGATCATGAAGATTATCCCTGTTACTCCACCAGAACTTCGTCCATTGGTTCCATTGGATGGAGGACGTTTCGCAACATCTGACCTTAATGACCTCTATCGTCGCGTTATCATCCGTAATAATCGTTTGAAGCGTTTGATGGAGATTAAGGCTCCTGAGGTTATTCTGCGTAATGAGAAGCGTATGCTTCAGGAAGCTGTAGACTCACTTTTCGATAACAGCCGTAAGTCTTCTGCTGTAAAGAGTGAGAGCAATCGTCCATTGAAGTCACTCTCTGACTCTCTGAAGGGTAAGCAGGGACGTTTCCGTCAGAACCTCCTCGGTAAGCGTGTTGACTATTCTGCGCGTTCAGTAATTGTCGTTGGTCCAGAGTTGAAGATGGGTGAGTGCGGTCTGCCTAAGTTGATGGCAGCAGAGCTTTACAAGCCATTCATTATTCGTAAGCTCATTGAGCGCGGTATTGTGAAGACTGTAAAGAGTGCTAAGAAGATTGTAGACCGTCGTGAGCCTGTAATTTGGGATATCCTTGAGAATGTAATGAAGGGTCACCCAGTTATGTTGAACCGTGCCCCGACACTTCACCGTCTTGGTATTCAGGCGTTCCAGCCTAAACTTATTGAAGGTAAAGCTATTCAGTTGCATCCATTGGCATGTACAGCGTTCAATGCTGACTTCGATGGTGACCAGATGGCTGTTCACCTCCCATTGAGTAATGAGGCTGTGTTGGAGACACAGGTGTTGATGCTTCAGAGCCATAACATCCTTAACCCAGCTAATGGTGCACCTATCACCGTTCCTTCACAGGATATGGTGCTTGGTCTTTACTATATTACAAAGATTCGTCCAGGTGCTAAGGGCGAAGGTCTTACATTCTACGGCTCAGAAGAAGCTATTATCGCTTACAATGAGAAGAAGTGTGACCTCCACTCACAGGTAAAGGTAATCGTTGATGACCTCGTTGATGGTAAACTCCAGAAGCGTATGGTTGAGACATCAGTTGGTCGTGTAATTGTTAATCAGATTATCCCAACTGAGATTGGATACTTCAACGGTATTATCTCTAAGAAATCACTTCGTGGTCTTATCGCTGACGTTATTAAGGCAGTTGGTATGGCTCGTGCTTGTGAGTTCCTTGATGGTATCAAGAACCTTGGTTACCGTATGGCATATGTTGCAGGTCTTTCCTTTAACCTCGACGATATCATCGTTCCTGTTGAGAAAACTGATATCGTTGGTAAGGGTCAGAGTGAGGTAGACCAGGTGAAGGCTAACTATGAAATGGGTTTCATCACTGATAAGGAGCGTTACAATCAGGTGATTGATGCGTGGACACACGTAAACAATAACCTTAAGCAGGCCGTTATGAAGCACATGACAGAGGCTGATCAGGGTTTCAATGCTGTATATATGATGCTTGACTCTGGTGCCCGTGGTTCTGCTGACCAGATTGCTCAGCTTGCTGGTATGCGTGGTCTTATGGCTAAGCCACAGAAGGCAGGTGCTGAAGGTGCTCAGATTATTGAGAACCCAATTATCTCTAACTTTAAGGAGGGTATGTCTGTGTTGGAGTACTTTATTGCTTCTCACGGTGCTCGTAAGGGTCTTGCTGATACGGCTATGAAGACTGCCGATGCAGGATACTTGACACGTCGTCTTGTTGACGTTTCTCATGATGTTATCATCAATGAGGAGGATTGTGGTTCACTCCGTGGTCTTGAGTGTCGTGCCTTGAAGAATGGTGATGAGACAATTGCAAGCCTCTATGAGCGTATCTTGGGTCGTGTGTCAGTTCATGATGTTATCAATCCAACAACTGGTGATATTATCGTTGCTGCAGGTGAAGAGATTACAGAGGCAAAGGCACAGGCTATTGAAGATTCACCAATTGAGATGGTAGAAATCCGTTCTGTACTCACTTGTGAGAGCAAGAAGGGTGTATGTAAGAAGTGTTACGGACGTAACCTTGCTTCTGCACGCATGGTACAGATGGGTGAAGCTGTTGGTGTCATTGCTGCACAGGCTATTGGTGAGCCTGGTACACAGCTTACTCTTCGTACGTTCCACGCTGGTGGTGTGGCTGGTAATGCTGCGGCTAATGCAACTATTACAGCTAAGAGTGATGCAAAGATTGAGTTTGAGGAACTTCGTACCGTACCATTCGTTGATGAGAATGACAAGGAGTGTGAAATGGTTGTTAGCCGTTTGGCTGAAATTCGCTTTGTAGATCCTAACACTGGTATTGTACTCCTTACAGATAATGTTCCTTATGGTAGTTCTCTTTACTTTAAGTCTGGAGATACTGTCAAGAAGGGTGATATGATTTGTAAGTGGGACCCATTCAACGCCGTTATTGTTAGTGAGTACGCTGGTGTTCTCCGCCTACATGACGTTATAGAGGGCGTTACTTATAAGGCAGAAACCGATGATGCTACAGGTCTTACAGAGCGTATCATTATTGATTCTCGTGATAAGACAAAACTTCCTACTGTTGATATCGTTAAGGTTGGTGCTAAGAAGGGTGCTGATGGCCTTTATGCGGCATCTGATATCCTTGGTACATATAACCTCCCTGTAGGTGGTCACTTGGAGCAGGTACTTCTTGATGGTGCTGAGATTAAGACGGGTATGACACTTGTTAAGATTCCACGTTCTGTCGGTGGTGCTGGTGATATTACTGGTGGTCTTCCACGTGTTACCGAGCTCTTTGAGGCTCGCAACCCATCTAACCCTGCTGTCGTATCTGAAATTGATGGTGAGATTACTATGGGTAAGGTGAAGCGTGGTAACCGTGAGATTATCGTGACTTCTAAGACTGGTGAGCAGCGTAAGTATCTTGTTAGTCTGTCTAAGCAGATTCTTGTGCAAGAGCATGATGCTGTTCGTGCTGGTACTCCATTGTCTGATGGTATCATCACACCTGCTGATATCTTGTCTATCATGGGTCCAACAGCTGTTCAAGAGTATATTGTTAATGAGGTTCAGGACGTATATCGTTTGCAGGGTGTGAAGATTAATGACAAGCACTTTGAGATTATCGTTCGTCAGATGATGCGTAAGGTACGTATCGACGATCCAGGAGATACTACATTCCTCGAGCAAGAACTTGTTGACAAACTTGACTTTGCTGAGGAGAATGATCGTATCTGGGGTAAGAAGGTTGTTACCGATCCGGGTGATTCAGAAAACTGCTATAAGGGTCAGATTCTCTCTGTACGTAAGTTACGTGATGAGAACTCAAGCCTTAAGCGTCGTGACCTCAAGCTCGTTCAGGTGCGTGATGCCGTTCAGGCAACTGCTACCCAGATTCTTCAGGGTATCACTCGTGCTGCCCTCGGTACGAAGAGCTTCATGAGTGCTGCTTCCTTCCAGGAAACAACTAAGGTGCTCAACGAGGCTGCTCTCCGTGGTAAGAGCGATAACCTTGAGGGTATGAAGGAGAATGTTATCTGTGGTCACCTCATTCCTGCCGGTACTGGTCTTCGCCAGTGGCAGAAACTCGTTGTTGGTTCGCAAGAAGAGCACGAGCGTATGGAGGCTAACAAGAAGAATGTTCTTGACTTCGCTAAGCAAGAGGCAGAGGCTACACAGGAGTAA
- a CDS encoding IS4 family transposase, with translation MGKSTHFIGQPVYHQVIKLLDKQQIKQISLETPRSEAYVKRLDGWTHLVIMLFGVLKHFDSLREVEIGMKAEVNKLHHLGIDYVVRRSTLADANKRRPQEFFASVYAYLLERYGSFLSDSRPKGEQKTWEKLLYMMDSTTITLFDNILKGVGRHPKSGKKKGGMKVHTVMKYHVGVPMVVQLTSAATHDHYLLKEVHLPKDATLTMDRAYVDYAQFQRLTEEGVCYVTKMKKNLTYTELSSVTYVSPDGLVTHTDKKIVFEKGEIRHQARRVELWSDNSHKSVVLLTNNLELDVKDLEEIYKRRWAIESLYKQLKQNFPLHFFYGDSVNAIQIQTWVVLIANLLCTIISRMIKRHVSFSQLVTMLRLTLMYYTDFISFMENPQNDELIIIAEKANSPPKELDLFD, from the coding sequence ATGGGCAAAAGTACACATTTTATCGGACAGCCGGTCTATCATCAGGTAATAAAATTACTCGATAAGCAACAAATCAAGCAAATCAGCCTTGAAACACCCCGAAGTGAAGCTTATGTGAAGCGTCTTGATGGGTGGACTCACCTTGTCATAATGCTTTTCGGTGTTCTCAAACACTTTGATTCTCTTCGGGAAGTGGAGATAGGCATGAAGGCTGAAGTAAACAAACTGCATCATCTTGGCATCGACTATGTCGTCCGTCGTAGTACGCTTGCTGATGCCAACAAGCGTCGCCCACAAGAGTTCTTTGCAAGCGTTTATGCGTACCTCTTAGAGCGTTATGGTTCTTTTTTATCGGACAGCCGTCCTAAAGGTGAACAGAAGACATGGGAAAAGCTTCTGTATATGATGGATTCAACTACGATTACCCTTTTTGACAACATACTCAAGGGTGTAGGCAGACACCCCAAGAGTGGTAAGAAGAAAGGCGGTATGAAGGTTCATACGGTGATGAAGTATCATGTTGGCGTTCCCATGGTCGTACAGCTTACCTCTGCCGCCACACATGATCATTATCTACTTAAAGAAGTGCATCTTCCTAAGGATGCTACCCTTACCATGGACAGAGCATACGTTGATTATGCACAGTTCCAGCGACTTACAGAGGAAGGGGTATGCTATGTGACCAAGATGAAGAAGAATCTCACCTATACGGAGTTGTCCTCAGTAACCTATGTAAGCCCTGATGGATTGGTTACACATACAGACAAGAAGATTGTCTTTGAGAAGGGGGAGATAAGACACCAGGCAAGACGAGTGGAACTGTGGAGTGACAACTCACATAAGTCAGTTGTCCTGTTGACCAATAACCTTGAGCTTGATGTAAAGGACCTTGAGGAGATTTACAAGCGAAGATGGGCTATAGAGTCCCTTTACAAGCAGCTCAAACAGAACTTCCCACTGCATTTCTTCTATGGTGACAGTGTAAATGCCATACAGATACAGACATGGGTGGTACTCATTGCCAATCTGCTTTGTACCATTATCTCCAGAATGATAAAAAGACACGTATCCTTCTCGCAGCTGGTAACCATGCTGAGGCTCACACTGATGTATTACACAGATTTCATCTCATTTATGGAAAATCCACAAAATGATGAACTCATCATAATAGCTGAAAAGGCAAATTCACCACCAAAAGAACTTGACTTATTTGATTAG
- a CDS encoding WG repeat-containing protein, whose protein sequence is MRKYLLLILVLVFISLLSSCQKEESVAEYIPFKSEKDGKWGFINLDGDVLLEDEFKREPTIVSNDRFFAKNKEGYWEMYTADKNARQVGKEYVQAGAFIEDVAPVVEKGRAIDFIDKNGKVKFTLGNVDGVAITSCRNFIDGVAIFKCGGYYGAIDESGNVVIKPDYLVLEPAKDGKLVGIHSKYKETKDRAKVKITVLDTSGKVLSEFALDRILESLDYFSDGVLAVAKKSTDGINYWGLINDKGEWVLHASHKIRSVKGMRNGKFIFSDGEQCGLMDFNGEVLIRPKYSDIKFTGANQLFVLDDHIDPQWKLITEEEDVISPNEFDEVYPLLGDKYFVKDDGDSWIIIDDKGKEVKTKVDIYEFSYNQGDTEFESQYLDLTSFINELHIKKDGLLGLNLTMKVADVIKSFSFLYKQYGEGDFSDNASSYRYSNDISVDLNFNNVKFQIAALFDDNVADYTFSSGFSNISPNQISVTFYNEKLLKGHLSQLTRSLKAKLKKVGTIVKETEYALIVASGNAYYFVGSDGDKVYLNYGNFDVNAINLNMFTGSDDAVTTTSDSYVDDAEYVDSVCIDSAVVY, encoded by the coding sequence ATGAGAAAGTATCTTTTATTAATTTTGGTGCTTGTCTTTATTTCTTTGTTGTCATCTTGTCAAAAGGAGGAAAGCGTAGCGGAGTATATACCTTTTAAATCAGAAAAGGATGGTAAATGGGGATTTATTAATTTAGATGGAGATGTACTATTAGAAGATGAATTTAAGAGAGAGCCAACCATTGTGTCAAATGACCGATTCTTTGCTAAGAACAAAGAAGGGTATTGGGAGATGTACACTGCTGATAAGAATGCAAGGCAAGTAGGTAAGGAATATGTGCAAGCAGGAGCCTTTATTGAGGATGTTGCGCCTGTCGTTGAGAAAGGTAGAGCAATTGACTTTATTGATAAGAACGGTAAAGTAAAGTTTACATTGGGTAATGTAGATGGTGTGGCTATTACCTCATGTAGGAACTTTATAGATGGAGTTGCCATATTTAAGTGTGGTGGCTATTATGGAGCAATTGATGAGTCGGGTAATGTAGTTATAAAGCCTGATTATCTTGTACTAGAACCAGCTAAAGATGGTAAGCTCGTAGGAATTCACAGTAAATATAAGGAGACAAAGGATAGGGCTAAGGTTAAAATAACAGTGTTGGATACGTCTGGTAAGGTTCTTTCTGAGTTTGCTTTAGATAGGATCCTCGAGAGTTTAGATTACTTCTCTGATGGTGTGTTGGCTGTAGCAAAGAAGAGTACCGATGGTATTAATTATTGGGGACTTATCAATGATAAAGGGGAGTGGGTTCTTCATGCCTCCCATAAGATACGATCTGTTAAAGGAATGAGAAATGGTAAGTTCATCTTTAGTGATGGTGAGCAATGTGGCTTGATGGACTTTAATGGTGAAGTTCTGATACGTCCAAAGTATTCAGATATTAAGTTTACGGGGGCTAACCAACTTTTTGTTCTTGATGACCATATTGACCCACAATGGAAACTAATTACCGAGGAGGAAGATGTTATTTCTCCTAATGAGTTTGATGAAGTTTACCCTTTGCTGGGTGATAAGTATTTTGTTAAGGATGATGGTGATAGTTGGATTATTATAGATGATAAGGGTAAAGAAGTTAAGACGAAAGTTGATATTTATGAGTTTAGCTATAATCAGGGAGATACTGAGTTTGAAAGTCAGTACTTAGATCTTACGTCATTCATTAACGAATTACATATAAAGAAGGATGGGCTCTTGGGGCTTAATCTAACCATGAAAGTAGCAGATGTCATAAAGTCGTTTAGTTTCCTATATAAGCAGTATGGAGAAGGCGATTTTAGTGACAATGCTTCATCGTATAGATATTCTAATGATATTAGTGTTGACTTGAACTTCAACAATGTGAAGTTTCAGATAGCTGCTTTGTTCGATGATAATGTTGCTGATTACACTTTCTCATCAGGCTTTAGTAATATTAGTCCTAATCAAATATCTGTTACCTTCTACAATGAAAAGCTATTAAAAGGTCATTTGAGTCAGCTTACGAGAAGTTTAAAGGCGAAGCTGAAGAAGGTGGGTACGATTGTCAAGGAAACAGAGTACGCATTGATAGTCGCTAGTGGCAATGCTTATTATTTTGTGGGTAGCGATGGTGATAAGGTGTATTTGAATTATGGTAACTTTGATGTTAATGCCATAAACCTTAATATGTTTACGGGTAGTGATGATGCTGTTACAACCACAAGTGACTCATATGTAGATGATGCGGAGTACGTTGATAGTGTTTGTATAGATTCAGCCGTGGTCTATTAG